The Burkholderia cepacia ATCC 25416 genome includes a window with the following:
- a CDS encoding SDR family oxidoreductase gives MATNLFDLTGKIALVTGASRGIGEEIAKLLAEQGAHVIVSSRKLDDCQAVADAIVAAGGRAEALACHVGRLEDIAATFEHIRGKHGRLDILVNNAAANPYFGHILDTDLAAYDKTVDVNIRGYFFMSVEAGKLMKEHGGGAIVNTASVNALQPGDRQGIYSITKAAVVNMTKAFAKECGPFGIRVNALLPGLTKTKFAGALFADKDIYETWKAKIPLRRHAEPREMAGTVLYLVSDAASYTNGECIVVDGGLTI, from the coding sequence ATGGCAACGAATCTGTTCGACCTGACGGGCAAGATCGCACTGGTGACGGGCGCGAGCCGCGGCATCGGCGAGGAAATCGCGAAACTGCTCGCGGAGCAGGGCGCGCACGTGATCGTGTCGAGCCGCAAGCTCGACGACTGCCAGGCCGTGGCCGACGCGATCGTCGCGGCGGGCGGCCGCGCCGAGGCGCTGGCCTGCCACGTCGGGCGCCTGGAAGACATCGCCGCGACGTTCGAGCATATCCGCGGCAAGCACGGGCGGCTCGACATCCTCGTGAACAACGCGGCCGCGAACCCGTATTTCGGGCACATCCTCGATACCGATCTCGCCGCTTACGACAAGACGGTCGACGTGAACATCCGCGGCTACTTCTTCATGTCGGTCGAGGCCGGCAAGCTGATGAAGGAACACGGCGGCGGCGCGATCGTCAACACGGCGTCGGTGAATGCGCTGCAGCCGGGCGACCGGCAGGGCATCTACTCGATCACGAAGGCGGCCGTCGTCAACATGACGAAGGCGTTCGCGAAGGAATGCGGGCCGTTCGGCATCCGCGTGAACGCGCTGCTGCCGGGGCTCACGAAGACGAAGTTCGCGGGCGCGCTGTTCGCCGACAAGGACATCTACGAGACGTGGAAGGCGAAGATCCCGCTGCGCCGCCACGCGGAACCGCGCGAAATGGCCGGCACCGTGCTGTACCTCGTGTCGGACGCGGCGAGCTACACGAACGGCGAATGCATCGTCGTCGACGGCGGCCTGACGATCTGA
- a CDS encoding phosphotransferase yields MTNPTQQLDVARLTRYLEAHVPGFEGPVDTEKFAGGQSNPTFLLHAKSGRYVLRRQPPGELLKSAHAVDREFRVLSALSGTAVPVAHPYHLCEDRDVIGSLFYVMSFEDGRIFWDPALPELPKADRAVCYDALLQTMAALHDVDVDAVGLADYGRPGNYFERQIGVWTKQYRAAETERLDAMETLIDWLPKACPADTGRPTLVHGDFRIDNLMFARDSYRVQAVLDWELSTLGNPLADLAYFCMCLRLPSGGQVRGLAGQDRAELGIPDEAAIVARYCELRGIEPIRDWHFYLAFSFFRLAAIAQGVKARALQGNASSEQALRVGAMAGRLAEMAVGVIDAHR; encoded by the coding sequence ATGACGAACCCTACCCAGCAACTCGACGTAGCCCGCCTCACGCGCTATCTGGAAGCGCACGTGCCGGGTTTCGAAGGCCCGGTCGACACGGAGAAGTTTGCCGGCGGCCAGTCGAATCCGACTTTCCTGCTGCATGCGAAGAGCGGCCGCTACGTGCTGCGCCGCCAGCCGCCGGGCGAACTGCTGAAATCCGCGCACGCGGTCGACCGCGAATTCCGCGTGCTGAGCGCGCTGTCGGGCACCGCGGTGCCGGTCGCGCATCCGTATCACCTCTGCGAAGACCGCGACGTGATCGGCAGCCTGTTCTACGTGATGAGCTTCGAGGACGGCCGGATCTTCTGGGATCCCGCGCTGCCGGAGCTGCCGAAGGCCGATCGCGCGGTGTGCTACGACGCCTTGCTGCAGACGATGGCCGCGTTGCACGACGTCGATGTCGACGCGGTGGGCCTCGCCGACTACGGCCGCCCCGGCAACTACTTCGAACGCCAGATCGGCGTCTGGACGAAGCAGTACCGCGCGGCGGAAACGGAGCGCCTCGACGCGATGGAGACGCTGATCGACTGGCTGCCGAAGGCGTGCCCGGCCGACACGGGCCGGCCGACGCTGGTGCATGGCGATTTCCGGATCGACAACCTGATGTTCGCGCGCGACAGCTATCGCGTGCAGGCCGTGCTCGACTGGGAACTGTCGACCCTCGGCAACCCGCTCGCCGATCTCGCGTACTTCTGCATGTGCCTGCGATTGCCGTCGGGCGGGCAGGTGCGCGGGCTCGCGGGCCAGGATCGCGCGGAACTCGGCATTCCCGACGAAGCGGCGATCGTTGCGCGTTATTGCGAGCTGCGCGGCATCGAGCCGATCCGCGACTGGCATTTCTACCTCGCATTCAGTTTCTTCCGGCTCGCGGCGATCGCGCAGGGCGTGAAGGCGCGCGCGCTGCAGGGCAACGCATCGAGCGAGCAGGCGCTGCGCGTCGGCGCGATGGCCGGGCGTCTCGCCGAGATGGCCGTCGGCGTGATCGACGCGCATCGCTGA
- a CDS encoding SDR family NAD(P)-dependent oxidoreductase, whose protein sequence is MKIDSYAGQAVMITGAASGFGALLASELAAMGARLALGDLNGEALERVAAPLRAAGADVIARRCDVRAEADVAALVHAAAERFGRLDVGINNAGIAPPMKALIDTDEADLDLSFAVNTKGVFFGMKHQIRQMLAQREGVILNVASMAGLGGAPKLAAYAASKHAVVGLTKTAAIEYARHGIRVNAVCPFYSTTPMVTDSDIGDRQDFLAQGSPMKRLGRPEEIVATMLTLCAKENTYLTGQAVAVDGGVSAF, encoded by the coding sequence ATGAAGATCGACAGCTACGCCGGCCAGGCCGTGATGATCACCGGTGCCGCGAGCGGCTTCGGCGCGTTGCTCGCGAGCGAGCTCGCCGCGATGGGCGCGCGGCTGGCGCTCGGCGACCTGAACGGCGAGGCGCTCGAACGCGTGGCCGCGCCGCTGCGCGCGGCCGGCGCCGACGTGATCGCGCGGCGCTGCGACGTGCGTGCCGAAGCGGACGTCGCCGCGCTGGTGCACGCGGCGGCCGAGCGTTTCGGCCGGCTCGACGTGGGCATCAACAATGCGGGCATCGCGCCGCCGATGAAGGCGCTGATCGACACCGACGAAGCCGATCTCGACCTGAGCTTCGCGGTGAACACGAAGGGCGTGTTCTTCGGGATGAAGCACCAGATCCGCCAGATGCTCGCGCAGCGCGAAGGCGTGATCCTGAACGTCGCGTCGATGGCCGGGCTCGGCGGCGCGCCGAAGCTGGCCGCCTACGCGGCGTCGAAGCATGCGGTGGTCGGGCTCACGAAGACGGCGGCCATCGAATACGCGCGCCACGGCATTCGCGTGAATGCGGTGTGCCCGTTCTACAGCACGACGCCGATGGTCACCGACAGCGATATCGGCGACCGCCAGGATTTTCTCGCGCAGGGCTCGCCGATGAAGCGGCTCGGCCGGCCCGAGGAAATCGTCGCGACGATGCTGACGCTGTGCGCGAAGGAAAACACTTATCTGACCGGGCAGGCCGTCGCCGTCGACGGCGGTGTCTCGGCCTTCTGA
- a CDS encoding LysR family transcriptional regulator produces the protein MRLSKIDLNLFVVFDAIYTKRNLTRAAEVLNLTQPAVSNALARLRKTLNDPLFVSTPAGMMPTPLAENIVGRVREAMQLLDSSAHEGDVFDPASSTRVFRMSMSDLTEALLLPALGELLQKHAPGMHVRSYTMDRREVATALANGSVDIAIDAPLIGDPHLHQALLVRDRYACMIRDDHPFKGDTLTMDDYLSMGHIHVSSRRKGSGHVDAELTRLGLRRTIQMRVQHYMVAPLIAMRGDLALTAPLRLLQRYPARILELPFEMPALEYFCYWHRSADQDQGSRWLREQLVTLMGGIGEPR, from the coding sequence ATGCGCCTTTCGAAGATTGACCTGAACCTGTTCGTCGTATTCGACGCGATCTACACCAAGCGCAACCTGACGCGCGCGGCCGAGGTGCTGAATCTCACGCAGCCGGCCGTCAGCAACGCGCTGGCGCGGCTGCGCAAGACCCTGAACGATCCGCTGTTCGTCAGCACGCCGGCCGGGATGATGCCGACGCCGCTGGCCGAGAACATCGTCGGCCGTGTGCGCGAGGCGATGCAGCTGCTCGATTCGAGCGCGCACGAAGGCGACGTGTTCGATCCGGCGTCGTCGACGCGCGTGTTCCGGATGAGCATGAGCGACCTGACCGAAGCGCTGCTGCTGCCCGCGCTCGGCGAACTGCTGCAGAAGCATGCGCCCGGCATGCACGTGCGCAGCTACACGATGGATCGCCGTGAAGTCGCGACCGCGCTCGCGAACGGCTCCGTCGACATCGCGATCGACGCGCCGCTGATCGGCGATCCGCACCTTCATCAGGCGCTGCTCGTGCGCGACCGCTATGCGTGCATGATCCGCGACGATCACCCGTTCAAGGGCGACACGCTCACCATGGACGACTACCTGTCGATGGGGCACATCCACGTGTCGAGCCGCCGCAAGGGCAGCGGGCACGTCGACGCGGAGCTGACGCGCCTCGGGTTGCGCCGCACCATCCAGATGCGCGTGCAGCACTACATGGTCGCGCCGCTGATCGCGATGCGCGGCGACCTGGCGCTGACGGCGCCGCTGCGGCTGCTGCAGCGGTATCCGGCGCGGATTCTCGAACTGCCGTTCGAGATGCCGGCGCTCGAATACTTCTGCTACTGGCATCGCAGCGCGGATCAGGATCAGGGCAGCCGGTGGCTGCGCGAGCAACTGGTGACGCTGATGGGCGGGATCGGCGAGCCGCGGTGA
- a CDS encoding acyl-CoA dehydrogenase family protein → MDFGYTPKVEELRSRVRAFMDAHIVPRIRQWNEEVHAGQYPVSFMEELKERAKAEGLWNLFLPHLKDDEPGTGLTNLEYAPLAEIMGRVGWASEVFNCNAPDTGNMELLHMFATPGQREQWLKPLLRGEIRSAFAMTEPDVASSDATNITTRIERVGDEYVINGRKWFITNAAHPNCKIFIVMGKTDPEAESHRQQSMILVPRDTPGVTVLRNITVVNHYAPEGHCEITFDNVRVPASNLLGEEGSGFALAQARLGPGRIHHCMRSIGAAELALELMVDRAQSRVAFGKPLNRHGTVGEWIARSRIEIEQARLLVLKAAWMIDKVGAKAARKEIAMIKALVPTVYANVCDRAMQVFGAAGLSPDTPLADLWTWGRALRFADGPDEVHLQAIARMEIKDGVPGSTAPYLTPPLRA, encoded by the coding sequence ATGGACTTTGGCTACACCCCGAAAGTGGAAGAACTGCGCAGCCGCGTGCGCGCATTCATGGATGCGCACATCGTGCCGCGCATCCGCCAGTGGAACGAGGAAGTGCACGCGGGCCAGTATCCCGTGTCGTTCATGGAGGAACTGAAGGAGCGCGCGAAGGCGGAAGGGCTGTGGAACCTGTTCCTGCCGCACCTGAAGGACGACGAGCCCGGCACGGGCCTGACGAACCTCGAATACGCACCGCTCGCCGAGATCATGGGGCGCGTGGGCTGGGCGTCGGAAGTGTTCAACTGCAACGCGCCGGACACCGGCAACATGGAGCTGCTGCACATGTTCGCGACGCCCGGGCAGCGCGAGCAGTGGCTGAAGCCGCTGCTGCGCGGCGAGATCCGTTCGGCGTTCGCGATGACGGAGCCCGATGTCGCATCGTCGGATGCGACGAACATCACGACGCGCATCGAGCGCGTGGGCGACGAGTACGTGATCAACGGCCGCAAGTGGTTCATCACCAACGCCGCGCATCCGAACTGCAAGATCTTCATCGTGATGGGCAAGACCGACCCCGAGGCCGAGTCGCACCGGCAGCAGAGCATGATTCTCGTGCCGCGCGACACGCCGGGCGTGACGGTCTTGCGCAACATCACGGTGGTCAATCACTACGCGCCGGAAGGGCACTGCGAGATCACATTCGACAACGTGCGCGTGCCGGCGAGCAACCTGCTCGGTGAGGAAGGCAGCGGCTTCGCGCTCGCGCAGGCCCGCCTCGGGCCGGGCCGCATCCACCACTGCATGCGGTCGATCGGCGCCGCCGAGCTCGCGCTGGAGCTGATGGTCGACCGCGCGCAGTCGCGCGTCGCGTTCGGCAAGCCGCTGAACCGGCACGGCACGGTCGGCGAATGGATCGCGCGCTCGCGCATCGAGATCGAGCAGGCGCGCCTGCTCGTGCTGAAGGCCGCGTGGATGATCGACAAGGTCGGCGCGAAGGCCGCGCGCAAGGAAATCGCGATGATCAAGGCACTGGTGCCGACCGTGTACGCGAACGTCTGCGACCGCGCGATGCAGGTGTTCGGCGCGGCGGGGTTGAGCCCCGATACGCCGCTCGCCGACCTCTGGACCTGGGGCCGCGCGCTGCGCTTCGCCGACGGCCCGGACGAGGTGCACCTGCAGGCGATCGCGCGGATGGAAATCAAGGACGGCGTGCCGGGTTCGACGGCGCCGTACCTGACGCCGCCGCTGCGCGCCTGA